Proteins encoded within one genomic window of Cytophagales bacterium:
- a CDS encoding DUF1287 domain-containing protein: MIPLLFVLHFFNGACQQKSLAEAAMDLTNDQVTYDPAYFSISYPMGDIPTDKGVCTDVVIRAYRKIGVDLQQLVHEDMKANFRLYPNNWGLNRTDPNIDHRRVPNLMTFFERFGESKPNTNDVSDYRPGDIVCWDLGKGINHIGIVVAHHNGTEHRPLIVHNIGAGQVLQDFLFDYPIIGHFRFE; the protein is encoded by the coding sequence ATGATCCCATTATTATTCGTTCTCCATTTTTTCAATGGCGCGTGCCAACAAAAGTCACTGGCAGAGGCTGCCATGGACCTGACGAATGACCAAGTGACTTACGATCCCGCCTATTTCTCTATTTCCTACCCTATGGGAGATATCCCGACTGACAAAGGGGTTTGCACTGATGTGGTCATTAGGGCTTACAGAAAGATTGGCGTGGACTTACAACAACTCGTTCACGAGGATATGAAAGCTAATTTCAGACTTTATCCGAACAACTGGGGTTTGAACCGGACCGATCCAAACATCGATCACAGACGAGTACCCAATCTCATGACTTTTTTTGAAAGATTCGGTGAAAGCAAGCCCAACACCAATGATGTTTCTGACTACAGACCAGGAGATATCGTATGTTGGGACCTTGGCAAGGGCATCAATCACATAGGTATTGTTGTTGCCCATCATAACGGCACTGAACATCGACCACTAATCGTTCACAACATTGGAGCTGGTCAGGTTTTACAAGACTTTCTATTCGACTATCCAATCATCGGTCACTTTCGATTTGAATAA
- a CDS encoding VOC family protein, with amino-acid sequence MRKLKIEEVMHNPVNWFEIPVHDMDRAQSFYEIIFDIKIAINPLENSVMGWFPFDHAAPGATGTLIKGESYIPSHAGTMVYFSVTEINDVLTRVEQAGGKILNTKFSIGEHGFCGHFEDTEGNRIALHQGIASS; translated from the coding sequence TTGAGGAAGCTCAAAATAGAAGAAGTTATGCACAACCCGGTGAATTGGTTTGAGATCCCGGTCCATGACATGGATCGTGCCCAGTCTTTTTATGAAATTATCTTTGACATCAAAATTGCCATCAACCCATTAGAGAATTCTGTAATGGGATGGTTCCCTTTTGATCATGCAGCACCTGGGGCGACAGGTACATTGATCAAAGGAGAGTCTTACATTCCCTCACACGCAGGAACTATGGTCTATTTTTCCGTAACAGAAATCAATGATGTCCTGACACGTGTAGAGCAAGCCGGAGGTAAGATCCTCAATACCAAATTCAGTATCGGCGAACACGGTTTTTGCGGACATTTTGAAGACACGGAAGGGAACCGAATTGCTTTACACCAGGGAATTGCATCGAGTTAA
- a CDS encoding TIM barrel protein gives MERRKFFRRSMGAAALPFIPGIAQASDHEKEQTGGFQLKYAPHFGMFEQSAGKDLEDQLQFMADQGFTALEDNGMTGRSIDDQNKIARKMEQLGMEMGVFVAHKIYWRDPNLTSGKAEWREEFLNGIRNSVEVAKRVYAKWMTVVPGHVDLRLEMGYQTANVVESLRQACEIFEPHGLTMVLEPLNWWAGHDGQFLTKIPQAYEICKAVNSPSCKILFDVYHQQIQEGHLIKNIDMAWDEIAYFQVGDNPGRKEPTTGEINYLNVFKHIHSKGYTGIVGMEHGNSRPGKEGEMRVIEAYKEVDRF, from the coding sequence ATGGAACGCAGAAAATTTTTTAGACGAAGCATGGGTGCCGCGGCACTCCCTTTCATTCCCGGAATCGCTCAAGCATCTGATCATGAGAAAGAGCAGACTGGTGGATTCCAATTGAAATATGCGCCGCATTTTGGCATGTTTGAACAATCGGCGGGTAAAGACCTGGAAGATCAGCTACAGTTCATGGCTGACCAGGGATTCACGGCGCTAGAGGACAATGGCATGACTGGTCGTTCCATAGACGATCAAAATAAGATCGCCAGGAAGATGGAGCAATTAGGGATGGAAATGGGGGTTTTTGTGGCCCACAAAATCTATTGGCGTGATCCTAATCTGACCAGTGGCAAAGCAGAGTGGCGCGAAGAGTTTCTAAACGGTATTCGCAATTCTGTTGAGGTAGCTAAAAGAGTGTATGCCAAATGGATGACGGTAGTTCCAGGACATGTTGACCTGCGTTTGGAAATGGGATATCAGACGGCCAATGTGGTAGAATCACTACGGCAAGCATGTGAAATATTTGAGCCTCATGGTCTGACAATGGTCCTGGAACCTTTGAACTGGTGGGCCGGACATGATGGGCAATTTCTGACCAAAATCCCACAAGCATATGAGATCTGCAAAGCTGTGAACAGCCCTTCTTGCAAGATTCTGTTCGACGTATATCATCAGCAAATACAGGAAGGTCACCTCATCAAAAACATCGATATGGCCTGGGACGAGATCGCTTATTTTCAAGTGGGGGATAATCCTGGAAGAAAAGAGCCGACGACTGGTGAGATCAATTATCTAAATGTCTTCAAACACATTCATAGCAAAGGCTATACGGGAATTGTGGGCATGGAGCATGGCAATTCGAGACCCGGAAAGGAAGGAGAAATGCGTGTGATTGAGGCTTATAAAGAGGTGGATCGTTTTTAG
- a CDS encoding acylase gives MKSIPWILSILILAACGPSEIEKWEQQAENVTIIRDDFGVPHVYGKTDADAVFGMLYAQCEDDFNRVERNYIWAIGRLAEVEGEDALYSDLRARLFMSKEEAIDHYNESPDWLKKLCDAFADGINYYLHTHPEVKPKLLTRFEPWMPFYFSEGSIGGDIERVSTRRIKAFYESNQSLALNEEGNGLALVDPYLEPQGSNGFAISGDLTESGDAMLLINPHTSFFFRGEIHVVSEEGLNAYGAVTWGQFFVYQGFNENTGWMHTSTYTDVIDEFIETTEPGRGDDEGTLMYKYGDDLLPVGQQSVTLNYKTDTGGESKTFELYKTHHGPITHKIEDKWVATALMWEPVDALQQSFIRTKQSGYAGFRKMMDMKTNSSNNTVYADSEGNIAYFHGNFIPVRDTTFDYRRPVDGSNPATDWNGLHDVEEAITVLNPSNGWIQNCNSTPFTSAAENSPKKEDYPYYMSYAPENFRGVHAIRLLEKTDGYTLDKLIEVGYDPVITGFEQLIPGLVEAYDQTRPKDPDLREAIDALRNWDFKVSAASVPMSLAHFYGSLINREGSATPGLSRMERINYFGTDAPKEERLGFFKQTLTQLNEDFGSWNKPWGEINRYQRLNGEIRQPFNDSEPSLPVGMASGRWGALASYGARAYPGTKRLYGTSGNSFVAVVEFGDKVKAKSMLAGGQSGDPDSPHFDDQAQRYVDCQFKDVAYYRADVEARAKRTYQPGE, from the coding sequence ATGAAGAGTATACCCTGGATACTATCAATACTGATCCTGGCTGCATGTGGACCATCAGAGATAGAAAAGTGGGAGCAACAAGCAGAAAATGTGACCATCATTCGAGATGATTTTGGCGTGCCGCATGTCTATGGTAAGACGGATGCAGATGCTGTTTTTGGTATGCTCTATGCGCAATGCGAAGATGATTTCAATCGGGTAGAGCGCAATTATATCTGGGCCATCGGCCGACTAGCCGAGGTAGAAGGAGAAGATGCACTCTACAGCGATTTAAGGGCAAGACTTTTCATGTCCAAAGAAGAAGCCATTGATCACTATAACGAAAGTCCCGACTGGCTCAAGAAATTGTGCGACGCATTTGCTGATGGGATCAATTATTACCTCCATACCCATCCGGAAGTCAAGCCGAAGTTGCTGACCCGCTTTGAGCCCTGGATGCCATTCTATTTTAGTGAGGGTTCCATAGGGGGAGATATCGAACGGGTTTCTACAAGAAGGATCAAGGCTTTTTATGAATCCAATCAGTCCCTGGCATTGAATGAAGAAGGAAACGGACTGGCGCTGGTAGATCCGTATCTCGAGCCACAGGGCTCCAATGGATTTGCGATTTCTGGCGACCTGACCGAGTCCGGTGATGCCATGTTGTTGATCAATCCGCATACGTCTTTCTTTTTTCGTGGTGAGATCCATGTCGTCAGTGAAGAAGGACTCAATGCTTACGGTGCGGTAACCTGGGGACAGTTTTTCGTTTATCAGGGCTTTAATGAAAATACGGGCTGGATGCACACTTCCACTTACACCGATGTGATCGACGAGTTTATTGAGACCACAGAACCAGGTAGAGGAGACGATGAAGGAACCTTGATGTACAAATACGGCGATGATTTGCTTCCTGTAGGGCAGCAGTCCGTTACACTAAATTACAAGACTGATACGGGAGGTGAAAGCAAGACCTTTGAATTGTATAAGACGCATCATGGTCCAATCACTCATAAAATTGAAGATAAATGGGTAGCAACTGCGCTGATGTGGGAGCCGGTTGATGCATTGCAGCAATCCTTTATTCGAACCAAACAATCAGGATATGCAGGTTTTCGAAAAATGATGGACATGAAGACCAATTCGTCCAACAATACAGTCTATGCAGATTCAGAAGGAAACATCGCCTATTTCCACGGGAACTTCATTCCTGTTCGAGATACCACCTTCGATTACCGGAGACCAGTTGATGGTTCCAATCCAGCTACAGACTGGAATGGGTTACACGATGTAGAAGAAGCCATCACGGTTCTTAATCCTTCCAACGGATGGATACAAAACTGTAATTCTACCCCATTCACATCTGCCGCAGAAAACAGTCCGAAAAAAGAGGATTATCCGTACTACATGTCGTATGCACCGGAAAACTTCCGTGGAGTCCATGCGATTCGATTACTGGAAAAGACTGATGGTTACACCCTGGATAAGCTGATCGAGGTAGGGTATGATCCGGTCATTACGGGCTTTGAGCAATTGATTCCGGGGCTGGTCGAGGCGTATGATCAGACAAGACCCAAAGATCCGGATTTGAGAGAAGCTATTGATGCCTTGCGAAATTGGGATTTCAAAGTATCGGCTGCCTCAGTGCCTATGTCACTTGCTCATTTTTATGGATCACTCATCAATCGGGAAGGTTCAGCCACTCCGGGCTTATCGAGAATGGAGCGGATCAACTATTTCGGGACAGATGCTCCCAAGGAAGAACGTCTTGGATTTTTCAAGCAGACTCTGACACAGTTGAATGAAGATTTTGGCTCCTGGAATAAACCATGGGGGGAGATCAATCGCTATCAACGCCTCAATGGCGAAATTCGTCAGCCATTCAATGATTCAGAACCGAGCTTGCCTGTAGGTATGGCCTCCGGGCGTTGGGGTGCATTGGCCAGCTACGGTGCCAGGGCTTACCCAGGGACAAAACGCCTTTATGGTACTTCAGGAAATAGTTTTGTGGCGGTAGTTGAATTCGGTGATAAAGTGAAAGCAAAAAGCATGCTGGCAGGAGGACAAAGTGGTGATCCGGATTCTCCACATTTCGATGACCAGGCACAGCGCTATGTCGATTGTCAATTCAAGGATGTAGCCTACTACCGAGCGGATGTGGAGGCCCGAGCCAAACGCACGTATCAACCTGGAGAGTAA
- a CDS encoding pirin family protein, whose amino-acid sequence MISPIKSIRPLGFPWETLDPFLFCVYHKDDYPKGNANMGPDASLAGRSLGNDFTIKDGWRMYHGQTVPGFPQHPHRGFETITIVPQGLVDHSDSLGAAGRFGNGDVQWMTAGKGVLHSEMFPLLSQEEENPLLLFQIWLNLPAKSKFVDPHFAMLWGDTIPTYEHSDASGKQTKVKVIAGKIDDVQAPPPAPNSWAADAANEVGIWNINMEPGATWDLPEASPEVNRKLYFYQGEQIQVAGEGIGLQQGLDLVPNATVTLENGTKEGHLLLLQGKPIGEPVAQYGPFVMNTQQEIQEAFAEYQRTEFGGWPWPKHDHVHPRESGRFAKHADGKEEFKD is encoded by the coding sequence ATGATCTCACCCATCAAAAGCATACGCCCATTGGGATTTCCCTGGGAAACCCTGGATCCTTTTTTGTTTTGTGTCTACCACAAAGACGACTATCCAAAAGGAAATGCCAATATGGGACCAGATGCGTCCCTGGCGGGCAGGAGCCTGGGCAATGATTTTACCATCAAAGACGGCTGGCGCATGTATCATGGTCAGACAGTTCCCGGCTTTCCACAGCACCCACACCGTGGTTTTGAGACCATTACGATCGTACCGCAAGGACTGGTGGATCATTCGGATTCCCTCGGGGCAGCCGGGCGCTTTGGAAATGGTGATGTGCAATGGATGACTGCCGGAAAGGGTGTACTACATTCGGAAATGTTCCCATTGCTTTCGCAAGAAGAGGAAAACCCACTCCTGCTTTTTCAAATCTGGCTCAACCTTCCGGCAAAAAGCAAGTTTGTTGACCCACACTTTGCCATGCTCTGGGGTGATACGATCCCCACCTATGAGCATTCGGATGCTTCTGGAAAACAAACAAAAGTGAAAGTGATTGCTGGCAAGATTGATGATGTCCAGGCTCCTCCTCCAGCTCCGAATTCCTGGGCAGCAGACGCAGCCAATGAGGTAGGCATCTGGAACATCAATATGGAACCTGGAGCAACATGGGATCTACCTGAGGCAAGCCCGGAAGTCAATCGGAAATTATATTTTTATCAAGGTGAGCAAATCCAAGTTGCAGGCGAAGGAATTGGATTGCAACAAGGACTCGACCTGGTTCCCAATGCCACCGTAACGTTGGAAAATGGCACTAAAGAGGGGCATTTATTGCTGCTCCAGGGAAAGCCCATCGGAGAACCTGTAGCGCAGTATGGTCCTTTTGTGATGAATACTCAGCAAGAAATCCAGGAAGCTTTCGCAGAATACCAACGCACCGAATTTGGTGGTTGGCCATGGCCCAAACACGACCATGTGCATCCACGCGAATCTGGCCGCTTTGCCAAACATGCGGATGGCAAAGAGGAGTTTAAGGATTAA
- a CDS encoding type II CAAX endopeptidase family protein gives MNYALSWTFLYPCYQAILNAEEGTFPWLVLIGIPGGFGPSIAAVIVVALNEGKKGVGRLLRRFKSFKVHWRWYLFVIALPVGLYYLATISTVLFGFDLGNPAYGEGLKMALVYLLLALPFGPLMEELGWRGYMLPALLQRYHVFKSSLILGFCWALWHLASFTFPGAAIPAVFEVNAWTVLLYFLTIMSETLVFSYVYLKTKGSLIMVILLHAAFNAGSTIVLTVFPDISEQVDQRMYLYIIHIVMILLAATGLFGFSRKIEEDLTY, from the coding sequence TTGAACTACGCCTTATCGTGGACTTTTCTCTACCCTTGTTATCAGGCAATACTGAATGCGGAAGAAGGCACATTTCCCTGGTTGGTGTTGATCGGGATTCCAGGAGGATTTGGTCCCAGTATTGCCGCGGTGATTGTCGTTGCGCTAAATGAGGGTAAGAAAGGTGTTGGTCGATTATTGAGACGATTCAAATCTTTCAAGGTTCATTGGAGATGGTATTTGTTTGTAATTGCCCTTCCAGTTGGGTTATACTATTTGGCGACCATTAGCACGGTTTTATTTGGATTCGATTTGGGGAATCCTGCCTATGGAGAGGGGTTGAAAATGGCCTTAGTTTACCTGTTATTGGCATTGCCATTTGGGCCATTGATGGAAGAACTGGGTTGGCGGGGATACATGCTGCCGGCATTGTTGCAACGGTACCATGTTTTTAAAAGCAGTTTGATCCTGGGCTTTTGTTGGGCCTTGTGGCATCTGGCATCATTTACGTTTCCGGGAGCCGCTATTCCTGCGGTTTTTGAGGTCAACGCATGGACTGTTTTGCTGTATTTCCTGACAATCATGTCAGAAACCCTTGTCTTTAGTTATGTGTATTTAAAGACAAAAGGAAGCCTGATCATGGTCATTCTGCTGCATGCTGCCTTCAATGCCGGATCTACGATTGTATTGACGGTGTTTCCTGATATAAGTGAACAAGTTGATCAGCGCATGTATTTGTACATCATACATATCGTGATGATCCTATTGGCGGCGACTGGTCTCTTTGGGTTCAGTCGCAAAATTGAGGAGGATCTTACTTATTGA